The following are encoded together in the Perca flavescens isolate YP-PL-M2 chromosome 22, PFLA_1.0, whole genome shotgun sequence genome:
- the otulina gene encoding OTU deubiquitinase with linear linkage specificity a: MSWVKAVSNSVDVFDENADELSLQSREWVSNMKKRIKDGFVDGADAGEEASLQAGFNLGFREGAAQTVASGRLKGIVSAILCWCQIQHPQSPILASVTNLLQRVSEHEDTIMEGIKRALENPPPSVSSVSESMEDLEVEQAGPGCCGGEGCKETDYCKKGEKMDQYIPCQKHNLCSRSTDCSSSTSKSLNHLVQHCIDLVSELGLPQELICHIQELNNM, from the exons ATGTCTTGGGTTAAAGCGGTTTCGAACAGCGTAGATGTGTTTGACGAGAATGCGGACGAGCTTAGTTTACAGAGTAGAGAGTGGGTCTCCAACATGAAGAAGCGAATcaag GACGGTTTTGTAGACGGAGCTGATGCCGGGGAGGAGGCCTCGCTGCAGGCCGGCTTTAACCTCGGCTTCAGGGAAGGAGCAGCTCAGACTGTCGCTTCGGGCCGACTCAAAGGAATTGTAAG TGCTATATTGTGCTGGTGCCAGATCCAACATCCGCAAAGCCCCATCCTAGCCTCTGTGACCAACCTCCTGCAGCGGGTTTCAGAGCATGAAGACACAATAATGGAAGGCATCAAGAGGGCTTTGGAGAATCCTCCTCCCAGCGTGAGCTCCGTCTCTGAGAGCATGGAGGATCTGGAGGTCGAGCAGGCAGGTCCAGGCTGCTGTGGAGGAGAGGGATGTAAGGAAACCGACTACTGCAAGAAAGGAGAAAAAATGGACCAGTACATTCCTTGCCAGAAACATAATCTCTGTTCTAGGTCCACCGACTGCTCCTCCAGCACAAGTAAAAGCCTAAACCACCTGGTGCAGCACTGCATAGATCTAGTGTCAGAGCTCGGACTGCCACAGGAGCTGATCTGTCACATACAGGAGCTAAACAACATGTAG
- the LOC114549467 gene encoding uncharacterized protein LOC114549467, giving the protein MGNCCCRPESPCGSAEERSGLLKDDPKATVPTGETLVVGNYGPEKDDDIRKVPEEANIKVEEAVQVKQSPEVAEMEPNNVQENGPLQKVVLQTATPSSSKKSELKENFTRAQDEDEKDRPSGQAEPLQCTWKENTTAFNEAFTVRNKASEEEKPASVQDKIPDSSSLTAEAVCPENHTETNTTREHNTLDTTRDNDEEVGSKVTIENAVAEPSGESSQNNEALSVPNPAAACRVSSISGVSQENEEESPSCAVTENSVIESSLVCKEAGPEVAQIHGVCESSPETEPTGLDHCGEERDSADCVREPDSTAPADASQSSKSDQDAQPDLGCTAPSSKEVTSLESIKQDIGEEMMPKGQEKDRDVPKAKEDDEIKKEAEKAPTEAETQAGKDSEIQEVTGKKEQLAGNTSTDVKADEIPVTERKDSAEDGLVNSEEDLYRGAEELSASPETTLLKVEDRCSLAPAVDILFYSEREWKGNTAKSVLIRKGYKEMSQRFGSVRRVRGDNYCALRATLFQVLSHSTQLPAWLQEDNNMLLKQLEAQEGLISQWTFRGECLQGDGTGDATVQLKGYMELLRNTWQAAVDCSCAVERQQLCERVFQGGEEELGLLEALKLLMLGRAVELHSCMQGGGDIPLFCWLLFARDSSDCPRSFLSNHLSHVGLSAGLEQVEMFLLGYALQCTIQVYRLYKADTEEFITYFPDDHKDDWPSVCLVTEDDRHYNVPVVEAAKELHC; this is encoded by the exons ATGGGGAACTGTTGCTGTCGCCCTGAGAGTCCCTGTGGCAGTGCGGAGGAAAGAAGTGGTTTGCTGAAAGATGACCCGAAGGCCACGGTGCCTACAGGTGAAACACTTGTGGTGGGCAACTATGGTCCTGAAAAAGATGATGACATCAG GAAAGTGCCTGAAGAGGCCAATATAAAGGTGGAGGAGGCTGTGCAGGTGAAGCAGAGTCCTGAGGTTGCAGAGATGGAGCCTAATAACGTTCAAGAGAATGGGCCCTTGCAAAAGGTCGTCTTACAAACGGCAACGCCTTCTTCCAGCAAAAAGTCTGAACTCAAAGAAAACTTCACCAGAGCACAAGATGAAGATGAGAAGGACCGTCCTAGTGGACAAGCTGAACCCCTGCAATGCACTtggaaagaaaacaccacagcttttaatgaggcttttacagttAGAAATAAGGcatcagaagaagaaaagccaGCCTCAGTGCAGGACAAAATCCCTGACAGCAGCTCTCTGACAGCAGAGGCAGTTTGCCCTGAAAACCATACTGAGACAAACACAACAAGAGAGCACAATACATTGGACACTACTCGTGATAATGATGAAGAAGTGGGCTCCAAAGTCACTATTGAAAACGCTGTAGCCGAGCCATCAGGGGAGTCTTCTCAAAACAATGAAGCGTTATCTGTGCCAAACCCTGCAGCAGCTTGTCGGGTGTCGTCCATCTCTGGGGTCAGTCAGGAGAACGAAGAAGAGTCTCCAAGCTG TGCTGTGACAGAGAATTCAGTGATAGAGAGTTCTTTAGTGTGCAAGGAGGCCGGTCCTGAAGTCGCACAAATCCATGGTGTCTGTGAGTCTTCTCCTGAAACGGAGCCCACGGGACTCGACCACTGTGGTGAGGAACGAGACTCCGCCGACTGTGTCAGGGAGCCAGATTCCACAGCCCCGGCAGACGCCAGCCAGAG CTCAAAGTCTGATCAGGATGCACAGCCAGATCTTGGTTGTACAGCTCCAAGCTCAAAGGAGGTCACTTCCTTGGAGAGCATCAAACAGGATATTGGAGAGGAAATGATGCCTAAAGGACAGGAGAAAGATAGAGATGTTCCCAAAGCGAAGGAGGACGATGAGATTAAGAAGGAGGCGGAGAAGGCTCCCACAGAGGCCGAGACTCAGGCTGGGAAAGATTCTGAGATTCAGGAGGTAACTGGAAAAAAGGAGCAGCTGGCAGGGAACACATCCACCGATGTAAAGGCTGATGAGATACCTGTCACAGAGAGGAAAGACTCTGCTGAAGATGGCCTGGTGAACAG TGAAGAAGACCTGTACAGAGGAGCTGAGGAGCTGTCAGCGTCACCAGAAACTACGC TTTTAAAGGTGGAGGACCGATGCAGTTTGGCCCCTGCGGTGGATATTCTGTTttacagtgagagagagtggaAAGGAAATACTGCCAAAAGTGTTCTCATTAGAAAG GGTTATAAAGAGATGTCCCAGAGGTTTGGCAGCGTGAGGAGAGTCAGGGGGGACAATTACTGTGCCCTCAGAGCCACGCTGTTCCAGGTGCTCTCCCACAGCACCCAGCTGCCTGCATGGCTGCAGGAGGACAATAATATG CTTCTGAAGCAACTTGAGGCCCAGGAAGGTCTGATAAGTCAGTGGACATTTCGTGGAGAATGCCTGCAGGGAGATGGGACAGGAGATGCCACCGTGCAGCTGAAAGGCTACATGGAGCTTCTCCGAAATACG TGGCAGGCAGCAGTGGACTGCTCCTGCGCTGTGGAGCGGCAGCAGCTTTGCGAGCGAGTGTTTcagggaggagaagaggagctgGGGCTGCTGGAGGCGCTCAAACTGCTGATGCTGGGCAGAGCGGTGGAGCTGCACAGCTGCATGCAGGGCGGCGGAGACATCCCGCTCTTCTGCTGGCTGCTGTTTGCTCGGGACTCCTCCGATTGCCCGCGCTCCTTCCTCTCCAACCACCTCAGCCACGTGGGCCTCAGCGCCGGGCTGGAGCAG GTGGAGATGTTCCTGCTGGGCTACGCCTTGCAGTGCACCATTCAAGTTTACAGACTGTACAAGGCTGACACAGAAGAGTTTATCACCTACTTCCCAGACGACCATAAGGACGACTGGCCGTCCGTGTGCCTCGTCACAGAGGATGACCGCCACTACAATGTGCCAGTTGTAGAAGCTGCAAAAGAACTACACTGCTGA